A DNA window from Bradyrhizobium barranii subsp. barranii contains the following coding sequences:
- a CDS encoding ABC transporter substrate-binding protein encodes MTTVTRRNILKGGTALVGGMAGILATGRAPVFAQGTTVHWLRWNDFVPASDQLLRKELLPAAEKALGIKINLETVNGNDLQPRITSAIQSGSGPDIIMLFNNHPQIYSESVIDLSDIAGRVSEAEDGYYDLCKSNSADGQKWISLPWTIVGAMIAYRKSWFDEIGSSTFPDTWEKYREVGKKLKAQGRPIGQTLGHTFGDAPTFSYPYMWSWGGTEVEKDGKTVNINKKEVIESVKFMTAFWKEAHDEGGLAWDDTNNNRAFLSQTICATLNGASIYIESLRNPDKYITEKGAQLKTDIQHSPLPKGPAGQFAMHTYFSHVIPNYSKNQDGAKALLKWVHTKANYEPWFVSQKGFATPPTHEWEKHKLWEEDKVMAPFKIAGLLGQTPGYPLPSSGKKAAEVLTKYIITDMYAKAIQGAPAEDSVKWAEVELKKVYS; translated from the coding sequence ATGACGACGGTAACCCGACGTAACATCCTCAAGGGCGGCACGGCGCTTGTGGGCGGCATGGCCGGCATCCTGGCCACTGGCAGGGCTCCCGTTTTTGCACAGGGCACCACGGTACACTGGCTGCGTTGGAATGACTTCGTGCCAGCTTCCGATCAGCTATTGCGCAAGGAGCTGCTGCCTGCTGCCGAGAAGGCGCTGGGAATCAAGATCAATCTTGAGACTGTGAATGGCAACGACCTGCAGCCGCGCATCACCTCGGCGATCCAGTCGGGCTCAGGTCCCGACATCATCATGCTCTTCAATAACCACCCGCAGATCTATTCGGAGAGCGTCATCGACCTGTCCGACATCGCAGGTCGTGTGAGCGAGGCCGAAGATGGCTATTATGATCTGTGCAAGTCCAACTCCGCCGACGGCCAAAAATGGATCTCTTTGCCGTGGACCATCGTCGGCGCCATGATCGCCTACCGAAAATCCTGGTTCGATGAGATCGGCTCATCGACCTTCCCGGACACTTGGGAGAAGTATCGCGAGGTTGGCAAGAAGCTCAAGGCCCAGGGCCGGCCGATCGGTCAGACGCTCGGCCACACGTTCGGTGACGCGCCGACGTTCAGTTACCCGTACATGTGGTCGTGGGGCGGCACCGAGGTCGAGAAGGACGGCAAGACTGTCAACATCAACAAGAAAGAGGTCATCGAGTCCGTCAAGTTCATGACGGCTTTCTGGAAGGAAGCCCACGACGAGGGCGGGCTTGCCTGGGATGACACCAACAACAACCGTGCGTTCCTGTCGCAAACCATCTGCGCCACGCTCAACGGCGCTTCGATCTACATCGAATCGCTGCGCAACCCCGACAAATATATTACTGAAAAAGGCGCACAGCTGAAGACCGACATCCAGCACTCGCCGTTGCCCAAAGGCCCGGCCGGCCAATTCGCCATGCACACCTATTTCTCTCACGTCATTCCGAACTATTCGAAGAATCAGGACGGTGCGAAGGCGTTGTTGAAGTGGGTCCATACCAAGGCGAACTACGAGCCGTGGTTCGTCTCCCAGAAAGGTTTCGCGACACCGCCGACCCACGAATGGGAGAAACACAAGTTGTGGGAAGAGGACAAGGTCATGGCGCCCTTCAAGATCGCCGGCCTCCTGGGTCAGACGCCCGGGTACCCTCTGCCCTCATCAGGCAAGAAGGCTGCCGAAGTGCTCACCAAATACATCATCACAGATATGTACGCCAAAGCGATCCAGGGCGCTCCGGCGGAGGATTCCGTGAAATGGGCGGAAGTCGAACTCAAGAAGGTCTATTCTTGA
- a CDS encoding carbohydrate ABC transporter permease, translating into MAIAETQVYMPQAPRPRIRLLEDERWLAFVLLVPTLALLGTFIAYPFLRGILLSVTNSRVGVPGEFVGLANFYKIFNDGIFRTSVYNTFLYTGVTTVFKLALGLWLAMLLNRNFRGKAFTRAFILLPFIIPTVLSTFAWKWMFDPTFSVLNWLLYHLGLISGRINWLGDPDLAMISIIIVNIWRGVPFFAISLLAGLQTISPELSEAAAIDGARPWQRFWHITWPLLLPVTMVVVLFSVIQTFADFQIVYVMTGGGPANATHLFATYAYQIGIGTGLLSEGAAISLAMFPVLFLVVIIQLLYIRRVEVR; encoded by the coding sequence ATGGCGATCGCCGAGACCCAAGTCTACATGCCGCAGGCGCCGCGGCCCAGAATCCGGCTGCTTGAGGACGAGCGTTGGCTCGCATTCGTGCTGCTGGTGCCGACCCTGGCGCTGCTCGGTACGTTCATCGCCTATCCGTTCTTGCGCGGCATCTTGTTGTCGGTGACCAACTCGCGCGTCGGCGTTCCAGGCGAGTTCGTCGGCCTCGCCAACTTCTACAAGATCTTCAATGACGGGATCTTTCGCACCTCCGTCTACAACACGTTTCTTTATACGGGCGTAACCACCGTCTTCAAGCTGGCGCTCGGGCTGTGGCTGGCCATGCTGCTCAACCGGAATTTCCGCGGCAAGGCTTTCACCCGTGCTTTCATCCTGCTGCCCTTCATCATCCCGACCGTGCTCTCGACTTTCGCCTGGAAGTGGATGTTCGACCCGACATTTAGCGTCCTCAATTGGCTCCTCTACCATCTCGGTTTGATCAGCGGTCGGATCAATTGGCTTGGCGATCCAGACCTCGCCATGATCTCGATCATCATCGTCAACATCTGGCGCGGAGTGCCATTCTTCGCCATCAGCCTGCTCGCCGGCCTGCAGACCATCAGTCCCGAACTTAGCGAGGCCGCCGCCATAGACGGTGCCAGGCCGTGGCAGCGGTTCTGGCACATCACCTGGCCCCTGCTGCTGCCCGTGACCATGGTCGTGGTGCTGTTCTCGGTGATTCAGACGTTCGCCGACTTCCAGATCGTCTATGTGATGACAGGCGGCGGACCAGCCAATGCAACGCACCTGTTCGCCACCTACGCCTATCAGATCGGCATCGGCACCGGCCTCCTAAGCGAGGGCGCTGCCATCTCGCTCGCCATGTTTCCGGTCCTGTTTCTGGTCGTTATCATCCAACTTCTCTACATCCGCCGCGTGGAGGTCCGCTGA
- a CDS encoding carbohydrate ABC transporter permease: MIEGARWRKWAFFYVPMAMFLLFLLFPFYWMVITSVRPDGELYRPWNSINYNPFWTWNPTWDHVRYLFEETLFASWLWNTTFIALASTAISLVCGVFAGYALSRLNFPFAGSLGTGIFITYLVPQTLLFIPLAEIIRNYRLGDTPWSLILTYPTFLIPFCTWLMMGYFKAVPKELEECARIDGASRWQAMLYIVIPVAIPGILSAGIFAFTLSWNEFIYALVFLSSPGQKTVPVGVTSELIRGDVFFWGPLMAGALLGSIPVAIAYSFFVEHYVAGLTGSVKG; encoded by the coding sequence ATGATCGAGGGCGCAAGGTGGCGAAAGTGGGCGTTCTTCTACGTCCCCATGGCGATGTTCCTGCTTTTCCTGCTGTTCCCGTTCTACTGGATGGTGATCACTTCGGTGCGGCCGGACGGCGAGCTTTACCGACCCTGGAATTCGATCAACTACAATCCGTTCTGGACCTGGAACCCGACCTGGGACCATGTCAGGTACCTGTTCGAGGAGACGCTGTTTGCATCGTGGCTGTGGAACACGACGTTCATCGCGCTCGCGTCAACCGCCATCTCGCTCGTGTGCGGCGTGTTCGCCGGCTATGCTCTCTCGCGGCTGAACTTTCCATTTGCAGGCAGCCTGGGCACCGGCATCTTCATCACCTATCTGGTGCCTCAAACGCTGCTCTTCATTCCGCTGGCAGAGATCATCCGCAACTATCGGCTGGGTGACACGCCCTGGTCATTGATCCTGACCTATCCGACCTTTCTCATTCCGTTCTGCACCTGGCTCATGATGGGCTACTTCAAGGCGGTGCCCAAGGAGCTCGAGGAATGCGCGCGCATTGACGGCGCCTCGCGCTGGCAGGCCATGCTCTACATCGTCATCCCGGTGGCGATCCCGGGCATCCTCTCGGCCGGCATCTTCGCTTTCACCCTGTCGTGGAACGAGTTCATCTACGCACTTGTCTTCCTGTCCTCGCCTGGACAGAAGACCGTGCCGGTCGGCGTCACATCGGAGCTGATCCGCGGCGATGTATTCTTCTGGGGACCGCTGATGGCTGGCGCCCTGCTCGGATCGATCCCGGTTGCTATCGCCTATTCGTTTTTCGTCGAGCACTACGTCGCAGGACTGACTGGATCGGTGAAGGGCTGA
- a CDS encoding ABC transporter ATP-binding protein, with protein sequence MGQVALKGINKFYDSVHAVKDVNLQIRDKEFVVFVGPSGCGKTTTLRMIAGLEAISSGDISIDGNVVNELAPMDRDIAMVFQNYALYPHMSVHDNMAFGLKMRKFEKPEIDKRVREAADILGIGELLTRKPRQLSGGQRQRVALGRAIVRHPRVFLFDEPLSNLDAKLRVQMRVELKKLHLRLGTTAIYVTHDQVEAMTLGDRVVVMKDGVVQQVGEPLELYNQPANKFVAGFIGSPAMNFAAVTVTEANGSLIAENSGLRIKLPDETAQRLRGHIGREVMLGVRPEDLTVAGSADLGHSCFDAVIEVVEQLGSEILLDMKVGESIMVASVEPTARVRVGDRLRVAMRPSRLHVFDAQTEAAI encoded by the coding sequence ATGGGCCAGGTCGCCCTCAAGGGGATCAACAAGTTCTACGACAGCGTGCACGCTGTCAAAGACGTCAATCTGCAGATCCGCGACAAGGAGTTCGTGGTGTTCGTCGGACCGTCCGGCTGCGGCAAGACCACGACGCTGAGAATGATCGCCGGGCTTGAAGCGATCAGTTCCGGCGACATTTCCATCGACGGAAACGTGGTCAATGAATTGGCGCCGATGGACCGCGACATCGCCATGGTGTTCCAGAACTACGCCCTGTACCCGCACATGAGCGTGCACGACAACATGGCGTTTGGCCTGAAGATGCGCAAATTCGAAAAGCCCGAGATTGACAAGCGCGTGCGGGAGGCGGCCGACATCCTCGGCATCGGTGAATTGCTAACGCGCAAGCCGCGCCAGCTGTCCGGCGGCCAGCGCCAGCGCGTGGCGTTGGGTCGTGCCATTGTGCGTCACCCCCGCGTGTTCCTGTTCGACGAGCCGCTGTCGAACCTCGATGCCAAGCTGCGGGTGCAGATGCGCGTTGAGCTGAAGAAGCTACATCTGCGTCTCGGGACCACAGCCATTTACGTTACCCACGATCAGGTCGAGGCCATGACGCTCGGTGACCGGGTCGTCGTCATGAAAGACGGCGTGGTCCAGCAAGTGGGGGAGCCGCTCGAACTGTACAATCAGCCCGCCAACAAGTTCGTCGCCGGCTTCATCGGCTCCCCGGCCATGAATTTCGCCGCCGTTACGGTGACCGAGGCAAACGGATCGCTAATTGCCGAGAACTCCGGCCTGCGCATCAAGCTGCCGGACGAGACCGCGCAGCGGCTGCGCGGCCATATCGGACGCGAGGTCATGCTCGGCGTGCGGCCGGAGGACCTTACCGTGGCGGGTAGCGCTGATCTCGGCCACTCATGCTTCGATGCTGTGATTGAGGTGGTCGAGCAACTCGGCTCGGAAATCCTGCTCGATATGAAGGTCGGCGAGAGTATCATGGTGGCGAGCGTCGAGCCGACCGCGAGGGTGAGGGTGGGCGACAGGCTGCGCGTTGCCATGCGGCCTTCCAGGCTTCATGTTTTCGACGCGCAGACCGAGGCGGCCATCTAA
- a CDS encoding Spy/CpxP family protein refolding chaperone: protein MLRPVIGIAVMALACMLAGTALGKGGHGGGHGGGHGGGHGGGHGGGHHGGGHHGGGHHGGGHFGGHGFGHAHGGGHHGGPRFATGARHRGPNFGQIRNAAVRPANFRNALNVHSSAFRNGRLISNPTARAQIAAAAALAGWHGASSGWWQHAGGGYGWVGPLFWPFAYNDLYDYTIWGDGLGFWGYGYPDIYAGIFGPYGYDGLSAYLPQRPQGRRQARGVPLDRLCGSDRREIVGLPIDQIAAAVQPTEAQGASLDELGNASIQASEMIRASCPSQVAATAPGRLTAMQQRIEAMEKAVDLVQPALDRFYGSLTDEQKARFNALAEDQRRATASSNTGGSLVQNCATPAALDWPSTDIEARLHPNDTQRAALQVLQDTSAKVSASLKAACEPSDVMTPPARMAAVRKRLDTMLDGVKSVRAALEDFYATLNDEQKAQFEAIGPRRTS from the coding sequence ATGTTGCGACCTGTCATTGGAATTGCCGTGATGGCGCTTGCCTGCATGCTGGCGGGCACGGCTCTGGGCAAGGGCGGGCACGGTGGCGGCCATGGTGGTGGGCACGGAGGCGGGCATGGAGGCGGGCATGGCGGTGGCCATCACGGCGGCGGTCATCATGGTGGTGGTCATCATGGAGGCGGCCATTTTGGCGGTCATGGCTTCGGGCACGCGCATGGCGGCGGGCATCATGGCGGGCCCCGCTTCGCAACTGGCGCGCGACATCGCGGCCCGAACTTCGGCCAGATCCGCAATGCGGCCGTCCGTCCTGCGAATTTTCGCAACGCCCTCAACGTGCATTCCAGCGCCTTCCGCAACGGCCGTCTGATCAGCAATCCGACCGCGCGAGCCCAGATCGCAGCGGCGGCCGCACTGGCCGGCTGGCACGGCGCCAGCAGCGGGTGGTGGCAACATGCGGGCGGCGGTTATGGCTGGGTCGGACCGCTGTTCTGGCCGTTCGCCTACAACGATCTCTACGATTACACGATCTGGGGCGATGGTCTCGGCTTCTGGGGCTACGGCTATCCGGACATCTATGCCGGCATCTTCGGGCCCTACGGCTATGACGGTCTCTCGGCCTATCTGCCGCAGCGGCCGCAGGGACGGCGCCAGGCGCGCGGCGTCCCGCTGGATCGGCTCTGCGGCAGCGACCGCCGCGAAATCGTCGGTCTGCCGATCGACCAGATCGCCGCCGCGGTGCAGCCGACCGAGGCGCAAGGCGCAAGCCTCGACGAACTCGGCAATGCCTCGATCCAGGCGTCCGAGATGATCCGCGCGTCCTGCCCGTCGCAGGTCGCGGCGACAGCGCCAGGTCGGCTGACGGCGATGCAGCAGCGCATCGAGGCGATGGAGAAAGCCGTCGATCTCGTTCAGCCCGCGCTCGATCGATTCTACGGCTCGCTCACCGACGAGCAGAAGGCGCGCTTCAATGCGCTGGCCGAGGATCAGCGTCGTGCGACGGCTTCCAGTAACACCGGGGGATCGCTGGTCCAGAATTGCGCGACGCCTGCTGCGCTCGATTGGCCCAGCACTGACATCGAGGCGAGGCTTCATCCCAACGACACCCAGCGCGCCGCGCTACAGGTGCTCCAGGATACCAGCGCCAAGGTCAGCGCATCGCTCAAGGCGGCCTGCGAGCCCAGCGACGTGATGACGCCGCCGGCGCGAATGGCGGCGGTTCGCAAGCGGCTCGACACGATGCTCGACGGCGTCAAGTCGGTTCGCGCAGCGCTGGAGGATTTCTACGCCACGCTGAATGACGAGCAGAAGGCGCAGTTCGAGGCCATCGGACCACGTCGGACGTCCTGA
- a CDS encoding FAD-binding oxidoreductase, translated as MGTTITNNPPRVEPKALASALEQLAARFGNRLITSQAVREQHGHTTTWIVNQPPDGVVMAQETADIQDVVRICATNRVPVIAFGTGTSLEGQVNAPAGGISIDLRDMNKVLAVHAEDLDCVIQPGVTRKALNEHLRDQGLFFPIDPGADASLGGMASTRASGTNAVRYGTMRDSVLALKVVRGDGEIITTGTRAKKSSAGYDLTHLFVGAEGTLGIISELTIRLRGIPDTIAAGAVSFETVHGACQAVILAIQTGIPVARIELLNAAQVKACNAYSKLTLPETPLLLMEFHGSEVEVGEQSKAFGEIAKDCGGGDFSWTTKPEDRTKLWQARHDAYWSVKALRPGDSIGVVATDVCVPISRLADCVGETEEDLKRLNLLSPIVGHVGDGNFHCSLVCDTNDADEMARGEEFMHRLVERAQAMDGTCTGEHGIGQGKQKYLKAELGPEALDAMRALKKALDPLNIFNPGKIVPEA; from the coding sequence GTGGGTACGACCATCACCAATAATCCGCCGCGGGTCGAGCCGAAAGCCCTCGCAAGCGCGCTGGAGCAGCTTGCCGCACGGTTCGGCAACCGCCTCATCACCTCGCAGGCCGTTCGCGAGCAGCACGGCCATACCACCACATGGATCGTCAACCAGCCGCCGGACGGCGTGGTGATGGCGCAGGAGACCGCCGACATCCAGGACGTGGTGCGGATCTGCGCCACGAACCGCGTGCCCGTCATCGCCTTCGGCACCGGCACCTCGCTCGAGGGCCAGGTCAATGCGCCGGCCGGCGGCATCTCGATCGACCTGCGCGACATGAACAAGGTGCTCGCGGTGCATGCCGAGGACCTCGACTGCGTGATCCAGCCCGGCGTCACCCGCAAGGCGCTGAACGAGCATCTGCGCGACCAGGGCCTGTTCTTCCCCATCGACCCCGGCGCGGATGCTTCGCTCGGCGGCATGGCCTCGACCCGCGCCTCCGGCACCAACGCGGTGCGCTACGGCACCATGCGCGATAGCGTGCTCGCGCTGAAGGTCGTGCGTGGCGACGGCGAGATCATCACCACAGGCACGCGCGCCAAGAAATCATCCGCCGGCTACGACCTGACGCATCTGTTCGTCGGCGCCGAAGGCACGCTCGGCATCATCTCCGAGCTGACCATTCGCCTGCGCGGCATCCCTGACACGATCGCGGCCGGTGCGGTGTCGTTCGAGACCGTGCACGGGGCATGTCAGGCCGTGATCCTGGCGATCCAGACCGGCATTCCCGTGGCGCGCATCGAGCTGCTCAACGCCGCGCAGGTGAAGGCCTGCAACGCCTATTCGAAGCTGACGCTGCCGGAAACACCGCTGCTGCTGATGGAATTCCACGGCAGCGAGGTCGAGGTCGGCGAGCAGTCCAAGGCCTTCGGCGAGATCGCAAAGGATTGCGGCGGCGGCGACTTCTCCTGGACCACCAAGCCGGAAGATCGCACCAAGCTGTGGCAGGCGCGGCACGACGCCTATTGGTCGGTGAAGGCGCTGCGTCCCGGCGACAGCATCGGTGTGGTTGCAACCGACGTTTGCGTGCCGATCTCGCGGCTTGCCGATTGCGTCGGTGAGACCGAGGAAGATCTCAAGCGGCTCAACCTGCTGTCGCCGATCGTCGGCCATGTCGGTGACGGCAATTTCCACTGCTCGCTGGTCTGCGACACCAACGATGCCGACGAGATGGCACGCGGCGAGGAGTTCATGCATCGCCTGGTCGAGCGCGCGCAGGCGATGGACGGCACCTGCACCGGTGAGCACGGCATCGGCCAGGGCAAGCAGAAATATCTCAAGGCGGAACTCGGCCCCGAAGCGCTCGACGCGATGCGGGCGCTGAAAAAGGCGCTCGATCCGCTGAATATCTTCAATCCCGGCAAGATCGTGCCGGAGGCATAG
- a CDS encoding thioesterase family protein: MPETAAAEPFRSSIMQIEPQWIDYNGHLNMAYYNVMFDRAIDQMWLQLGIGPGYMKERGGSTFTAECHVRYLREIHLGDPVQVSVWLLEADDKRLHTFQELRHATEGWLSATSENMSLHIDMGSRKVAAFPPDIRQRIAAVVGAHGAVPRPEGIGRNVAMPSKR, translated from the coding sequence ATGCCGGAGACCGCCGCTGCCGAGCCGTTCCGCTCGTCGATCATGCAGATCGAGCCGCAATGGATCGACTATAACGGCCATCTCAACATGGCCTATTACAACGTGATGTTCGACCGCGCGATCGACCAGATGTGGTTACAGCTCGGGATCGGGCCGGGCTACATGAAGGAGCGAGGCGGCTCGACCTTCACCGCCGAATGCCATGTGCGGTATCTGCGCGAAATCCACCTCGGCGATCCCGTGCAGGTGTCGGTCTGGCTGCTCGAAGCCGACGACAAGCGGCTGCATACGTTCCAGGAGTTGCGGCACGCGACCGAAGGCTGGCTGTCGGCGACCTCCGAAAACATGTCGCTCCACATCGACATGGGCTCGCGAAAGGTGGCGGCCTTTCCGCCCGATATCCGGCAGCGCATTGCAGCCGTCGTGGGCGCCCACGGCGCCGTGCCGCGGCCCGAGGGCATCGGCCGAAACGTGGCGATGCCCTCGAAGCGGTAG
- a CDS encoding DUF1328 domain-containing protein, which yields MLGWVVTFLVIALIAGILGFGGIAGASIEIAKIIFFIAVVLFLVSAVVGLARGRNRI from the coding sequence ATGCTAGGCTGGGTTGTGACGTTTCTGGTTATCGCACTGATCGCCGGCATCCTGGGCTTCGGCGGCATCGCCGGCGCCTCGATCGAGATCGCCAAGATCATCTTCTTCATCGCGGTCGTGCTGTTCCTGGTCTCGGCCGTGGTGGGCCTTGCCCGAGGCCGCAACAGGATATAG
- a CDS encoding ATP-dependent helicase — MIRMTEPSKITSVPDHQPAAGGIAARARASVGPKYLSGLNPEQRDAVETLDGPVLVLAGAGTGKTRVLTTRIAHILSQGRARPAEILSVTFTNKAAREMKHRLGQMLGHAVEGMPWLGTFHSIGGRILRTHAELAQLKSNFTVLDTDDQVRLLKQLLQADNIDDKRWPARMLAGLIDGWKNRGLTPSQVPSGEAAVFANGKGGKLYASYQERLKILNAADFGDLLLEDIRIFREHPDILRQYQQRFKFILVDEYQDTNVAQYLWLRLLSQAPASPSFTSPRVRGEVASQSDAGEGDSPQTELVETAPHPDALSASEARRDPASGAREQTPHVKNMCCVGDDDQSIYGWRGAEVDNILRFDHDFPGAKVIRLERNYRSTGHILAAASHLIAHNEGRLGKTLRTEDHDGEKVTVTGSWDSEEEARGIGEEIEQIQRQGDKLNEIAILVRASYQMREFEDRFVTLGLPYRVIGGPRFYERAEIRDALAYLRVINSPADDLAFERIVNVPKRGLGDATVQMLHDHARKRRIPLFEAARAVVETDELKPKARGSLRDVVAQFDRWRAQREVTAHTDLAQIVLDESGYTEMWQKDRSADAAGRLENLKELVRSMEEFENLQGFLEHISLVMDRDNGAEEDAVSLMTLHSAKGLEFDNVFLPGWEEGLFPSQRTLDEQGRAGLEEERRLGHVGLTRARRRAKIYFATNRRIHGTWSTTIPSRFLDELPSANVEITESKGGSAWGGTGGYGASRFDDMEAFGSTYSTPGWQRAQANRNRGGGRSGGGQGGFEEQASSFSSSSGPDFGSFSSRRRGPMTIEGELVAKSTGTTSEFSLSDRVFHQKFGYGRVTKIDGNKLTIAFDKAGEKKVVDSFVQRA, encoded by the coding sequence ATGATTCGCATGACCGAGCCGAGCAAAATCACCAGCGTACCCGACCACCAGCCCGCAGCCGGCGGCATCGCCGCGCGTGCGCGCGCCTCCGTGGGCCCGAAATATCTGTCCGGGCTCAATCCCGAGCAGCGCGACGCCGTGGAGACGCTGGACGGCCCGGTTCTGGTGCTGGCCGGCGCCGGCACCGGCAAGACGCGCGTGCTGACCACGCGCATCGCCCACATCCTCAGCCAGGGCCGCGCCCGCCCCGCCGAGATCCTGTCGGTGACCTTCACCAACAAGGCCGCGCGCGAGATGAAGCACCGGCTCGGCCAGATGCTCGGCCACGCGGTCGAAGGCATGCCGTGGCTCGGCACCTTCCACTCCATCGGCGGCCGCATCCTGCGCACCCATGCCGAGCTGGCGCAGCTCAAGTCGAACTTCACCGTGCTCGACACCGATGACCAGGTGCGGCTGCTCAAGCAACTGCTGCAGGCCGACAATATCGACGACAAGCGCTGGCCGGCACGCATGTTGGCCGGCCTGATCGACGGCTGGAAGAACCGCGGCCTGACCCCGTCGCAGGTGCCGTCAGGCGAAGCCGCCGTGTTCGCCAACGGCAAGGGCGGCAAGCTCTATGCGAGCTACCAGGAGCGGCTGAAGATCTTGAACGCCGCCGATTTCGGCGATCTGCTGCTGGAGGACATCCGGATCTTCCGCGAGCATCCGGACATCCTGCGGCAGTACCAGCAGCGCTTCAAGTTCATCCTGGTCGACGAATATCAGGACACCAACGTCGCGCAATATCTGTGGCTGCGGCTGCTGTCGCAGGCGCCGGCGTCTCCCTCCTTCACCTCTCCCCGCGTGCGGGGAGAGGTCGCATCGCAAAGCGATGCGGGTGAGGGGGACTCTCCGCAGACTGAACTCGTGGAGACAGCCCCTCACCCCGACGCTCTCAGCGCGAGCGAAGCTCGTCGCGACCCCGCAAGCGGGGCGAGGGAGCAGACGCCCCACGTCAAAAACATGTGCTGCGTCGGCGACGACGACCAGTCGATCTATGGCTGGCGCGGCGCCGAGGTCGACAACATCCTGCGCTTCGACCACGATTTCCCCGGCGCCAAGGTCATTCGCCTCGAGCGCAATTACCGCTCGACCGGCCACATCCTCGCCGCCGCCTCGCACCTGATCGCACACAACGAAGGCCGGCTCGGCAAGACGCTGCGCACCGAGGACCATGACGGCGAGAAGGTCACGGTGACGGGCTCGTGGGATTCGGAAGAGGAAGCCCGCGGCATCGGCGAGGAGATCGAACAGATCCAGCGCCAGGGCGACAAGCTCAACGAGATCGCGATCCTGGTGCGCGCCTCCTACCAGATGCGCGAATTCGAAGACCGTTTCGTCACGCTCGGCCTGCCCTACCGCGTGATCGGCGGCCCGCGCTTCTACGAGCGCGCCGAAATCCGCGACGCGCTGGCTTATCTGCGCGTCATCAACTCGCCCGCCGACGATCTCGCCTTCGAGCGCATCGTCAACGTGCCCAAGCGCGGCCTCGGCGACGCCACCGTGCAGATGCTCCACGACCACGCCCGCAAGCGCCGCATCCCGCTGTTCGAGGCGGCGCGCGCGGTGGTCGAGACCGACGAGCTGAAGCCGAAGGCGCGCGGAAGCTTGCGCGACGTCGTCGCCCAGTTCGACCGCTGGCGCGCCCAGCGCGAGGTCACCGCGCACACCGATCTCGCCCAGATCGTGCTCGACGAGAGCGGCTATACCGAGATGTGGCAGAAGGACCGCTCGGCGGACGCCGCGGGCCGGCTGGAAAACCTGAAAGAACTGGTGCGCTCGATGGAGGAGTTCGAGAACCTGCAAGGGTTCCTCGAGCACATCTCGCTGGTGATGGATCGCGACAACGGCGCCGAGGAAGATGCGGTGTCGCTGATGACGCTGCATTCGGCCAAGGGTCTCGAATTCGACAACGTGTTCCTGCCCGGCTGGGAGGAAGGCCTGTTCCCGAGCCAGCGCACGCTGGACGAACAGGGCCGTGCCGGCCTCGAGGAAGAGCGCCGGCTCGGCCATGTCGGCCTGACCCGCGCGAGGCGCCGCGCAAAGATCTATTTTGCGACCAACCGCCGGATCCATGGCACCTGGTCGACCACGATCCCGTCGCGCTTCCTCGACGAATTGCCGTCCGCCAATGTCGAGATCACGGAATCCAAGGGCGGCTCGGCCTGGGGCGGCACCGGCGGCTACGGCGCCTCGCGTTTCGACGACATGGAGGCGTTCGGTTCCACCTATTCGACCCCGGGCTGGCAGCGCGCCCAGGCCAACCGGAACCGGGGCGGTGGACGCAGTGGCGGCGGCCAAGGCGGCTTCGAGGAACAAGCCTCGTCGTTCTCCTCCTCATCCGGCCCGGATTTCGGCAGCTTCTCCTCACGCCGCCGCGGGCCGATGACGATCGAGGGCGAGCTGGTCGCCAAATCCACCGGCACCACCTCGGAATTTTCCCTCTCCGACCGCGTCTTCCACCAGAAATTCGGCTACGGCCGCGTCACCAAGATCGACGGCAACAAGCTCACCATCGCCTTCGACAAGGCCGGCGAGAAGAAGGTCGTGGACAGTTTTGTGCAGCGGGCGTGA
- a CDS encoding type II toxin-antitoxin system HicB family antitoxin: MPQYVAIIEDADPDDAVSLWFPDLPGCISGGDDVDEALEGAPEALAFYAQELSADGRQLPPPRTLDELKADPAVADDLRKHTVALIEWPPLPEAE, translated from the coding sequence ATGCCTCAGTACGTCGCCATCATCGAGGACGCCGACCCGGACGACGCCGTCAGCTTGTGGTTTCCGGACTTGCCGGGCTGCATTTCCGGCGGCGACGACGTCGACGAGGCCCTGGAGGGTGCGCCCGAGGCGCTCGCATTTTATGCGCAGGAGCTGAGCGCGGACGGCCGCCAGCTTCCCCCGCCGCGGACGTTGGACGAGCTCAAGGCCGACCCTGCTGTGGCCGACGACCTCAGGAAACACACGGTCGCCCTGATCGAATGGCCGCCCCTCCCTGAGGCCGAGTGA